One genomic window of Gracilinema caldarium DSM 7334 includes the following:
- a CDS encoding DUF4387 domain-containing protein gives MKVALIDVARVIRSKNSGPFELTLDIMFKEKEMYELFKARNLINPELIATLYGVTPEEVLSVVYFEPAQAIKATLKRLIPSGAPGDRDIYGAQQHGPLLDLEWELT, from the coding sequence ATGAAAGTAGCCCTCATTGATGTGGCACGGGTTATTCGTTCTAAAAATTCCGGCCCCTTTGAACTCACCTTGGATATCATGTTCAAAGAAAAGGAAATGTACGAACTTTTCAAAGCCCGGAACTTGATAAACCCTGAGCTAATTGCTACCCTCTACGGAGTTACACCAGAAGAGGTCCTGTCGGTGGTCTATTTTGAGCCTGCCCAGGCAATAAAGGCTACCCTTAAGCGGCTCATCCCGTCGGGGGCCCCCGGAGACCGGGATATTTATGGCGCCCAACAGCACGGACCCCTTCTGGATCTGGAGTGGGAGCTTACATGA
- a CDS encoding methylaspartate ammonia-lyase, whose translation MKIKAVSFREGASAFFFDDQRAIKAGAGHDGFTYTGKPITPGFVRIRQPGKVICVTLEVENGRFAYGDCAAVQYSGAGGRDPLLDPEKYIPFLEKQVKPVLEGMELDSFRRCAQLIDDLRIPDPLSEQPHQPKILHTALRYGITQALLYARAEAAGKIPAEIIAEEWNLPLIAKPVPVFGQTGDDRYSNADKMILKGVDALPHGLINNVDEKLGRQGEKLREYLRWLSRRIQDLRMTEEYRPALHVDVYGTIGQIFNNDPVRVADYVASLEKDASPFALYIEGPVDLEHRERQIEGLAAITRQLEKLGSGVKIVADEWCNTLQDIKDFADAKSCHMIQIKTPDLGGLQDIVDAVLYCKKTGVEAYQGGTCNETDLSARACVHLAMASRPERMLAKPGMGFDEGFCIVTNEMARICSTFELRSHHA comes from the coding sequence ATGAAAATTAAAGCGGTATCTTTTAGGGAGGGGGCCAGTGCCTTCTTTTTTGATGACCAGCGGGCCATTAAGGCCGGGGCAGGTCACGATGGGTTTACCTATACGGGGAAACCCATTACGCCGGGCTTTGTACGGATTCGCCAGCCCGGCAAGGTAATCTGTGTTACCCTGGAGGTCGAAAACGGCCGCTTTGCCTATGGGGATTGTGCGGCGGTTCAATATTCGGGGGCTGGAGGCCGGGATCCTCTGCTTGACCCGGAAAAGTATATCCCCTTCCTGGAAAAGCAGGTAAAGCCGGTGCTGGAGGGAATGGAACTGGATTCCTTCCGCCGTTGTGCCCAGCTTATCGATGACCTGCGCATTCCGGACCCCCTCTCTGAACAGCCACATCAGCCTAAAATACTTCATACAGCCCTGCGCTACGGAATCACCCAGGCATTGCTCTATGCCCGGGCCGAAGCGGCGGGCAAAATTCCCGCAGAAATTATCGCCGAAGAATGGAACCTGCCCCTCATCGCCAAGCCGGTGCCTGTGTTCGGACAGACCGGGGACGACCGCTATTCCAATGCGGACAAGATGATCCTAAAGGGGGTAGACGCCCTGCCCCACGGACTCATCAATAATGTTGATGAAAAGCTGGGCCGCCAGGGGGAAAAACTTCGGGAATACCTGCGCTGGCTTTCCCGGCGTATTCAGGACTTACGGATGACCGAAGAATACAGGCCAGCCCTTCATGTGGATGTCTACGGCACCATCGGACAGATTTTTAACAATGATCCGGTCCGGGTAGCTGACTATGTGGCATCTCTGGAAAAGGATGCCAGCCCCTTTGCCCTGTACATCGAAGGGCCGGTAGACCTGGAACACCGGGAACGGCAGATTGAAGGACTCGCCGCAATTACCAGACAGCTAGAAAAGCTGGGTTCGGGGGTAAAAATCGTGGCCGACGAATGGTGCAATACCCTGCAGGACATAAAGGACTTTGCGGATGCCAAAAGCTGTCACATGATCCAGATTAAAACCCCGGATTTGGGGGGCCTCCAGGATATTGTAGATGCGGTGCTCTATTGCAAAAAGACCGGCGTAGAGGCCTACCAGGGAGGAACCTGCAACGAAACGGACCTCTCGGCCCGGGCCTGTGTTCACCTGGCCATGGCAAGCCGCCCCGAACGGATGCTCGCGAAGCCCGGCATGGGTTTTGATGAAGGTTTTTGTATCGTGACCAATGAAATGGCCCGAATCTGTTCCACCTTTGAGTTAAGGAGCCATCATGCCTAA
- a CDS encoding glutamate mutase L translates to MAELALSIDIGSTWTKGILVDIRDQRVVQREATPTTVENLVTGFNRVYEALGGHREKPQVFVSSSAKGGLTIAAIGLVPDLTLKAAKMAAASAGGKVIASFAYKLTQTDIDTLEQLKSDIILLSGGTDGGDETYVLHNARMLAASSVGSFILYAGNQAVREPVLDILRRSGKEASATANILPDLDSVQVDEARKAIGDIFLKRIIEGRGLSAVRDICSADPRPTPAAVYDLVGLLEDNDEGLLVLDMGGATTDVYTVSDPYSEQSNRIFRGLPETRLKRTVEGDLGLRVSAAFVAETGLSYIRRSLDEGRQSAFKAWVDRIRGNTGLLPSTEEEQQFDDMLAVICVAESIARHGGTLTPSFTPEGLVWIQQGKDLGRVHRIIGSGGRLAQESSINIIRTALEGYFPAEKDANRHSWPQVQRLLPHVNELVYQRDREYIIPLAANLALAHPELAKALVLQSLEREYIHD, encoded by the coding sequence GATATCCGAGACCAGCGGGTGGTTCAGCGAGAAGCCACACCAACCACGGTGGAAAATCTTGTTACGGGCTTTAACCGGGTCTATGAGGCCCTAGGGGGCCACAGGGAGAAACCCCAGGTTTTTGTGTCCTCCAGTGCCAAGGGGGGGCTTACCATTGCGGCCATCGGCCTCGTTCCGGACCTGACCCTTAAGGCCGCAAAAATGGCCGCCGCATCCGCCGGCGGCAAGGTTATCGCGAGCTTTGCTTACAAGCTAACCCAGACTGATATTGATACCTTAGAGCAGCTTAAGAGCGACATTATCCTCCTAAGCGGCGGCACCGACGGCGGAGACGAGACCTATGTGCTCCATAATGCAAGGATGCTCGCCGCATCGTCGGTAGGGTCCTTTATACTGTATGCGGGAAACCAAGCAGTGCGGGAACCGGTACTGGACATTTTACGCCGCTCCGGCAAAGAGGCCAGTGCCACCGCCAATATATTGCCGGACCTGGATTCGGTTCAGGTAGATGAAGCGCGCAAGGCTATTGGGGACATTTTTTTAAAACGGATTATCGAAGGCCGGGGACTTTCGGCGGTCCGGGATATATGCAGTGCGGACCCCAGGCCGACCCCCGCGGCGGTCTATGACCTGGTGGGGCTTTTGGAAGACAACGACGAGGGCCTTCTTGTCCTGGACATGGGGGGAGCCACCACCGACGTCTACACCGTGAGCGATCCCTATAGCGAGCAAAGCAACCGCATTTTTAGGGGTCTTCCCGAAACCAGGCTGAAACGGACCGTAGAGGGCGATTTGGGCCTTCGGGTGAGCGCCGCCTTTGTGGCCGAAACCGGATTGTCCTACATTAGGCGATCCCTGGATGAAGGGCGCCAGTCAGCCTTTAAGGCCTGGGTAGATCGGATCCGGGGTAACACGGGGCTCTTGCCATCCACAGAAGAGGAACAGCAGTTTGATGACATGCTGGCGGTCATCTGTGTGGCCGAATCGATTGCCCGTCATGGGGGCACTTTAACGCCCAGCTTTACCCCTGAGGGACTTGTCTGGATTCAGCAAGGCAAGGACCTCGGCAGGGTGCACCGCATCATTGGAAGCGGAGGCCGCCTGGCCCAGGAGTCTTCCATCAATATAATCCGCACTGCATTGGAAGGATATTTTCCTGCAGAAAAGGATGCAAACCGGCATTCCTGGCCCCAGGTTCAGCGGCTTCTTCCCCATGTTAATGAACTGGTCTACCAGCGGGACCGGGAGTACATCATTCCGCTGGCAGCCAATTTGGCCTTGGCCCATCCTGAGCTTGCCAAGGCCCTCGTGTTACAGAGCCTAGAAAGGGAGTATATCCATGATTGA
- a CDS encoding acyclic terpene utilization AtuA family protein — MPNQELRVLSPTAILGYGFPEESFKRALDRKPHVIAVDAGSSDPGPYYLGSGKAFTNRAFVKRDLRYMLTAGRKLNIPVIVGTAGGSGAEPHLQWCYDIIMEIAREEGLSFKMAVIPSDVSKEVVRKAIRAGTIESLSFVPPLIEEALDATTHLVAQLGPEPLVEALRQGADVVLAGRCYDPANFAALPLLLGYDEGLAIHMGKILECGAIAASPGSGADCAFATLTDHSFILEAPNPKRQFTIASAAAHTLYEKSNPYELPGPGGILDLRHCSFTDIGNGRVEVQGSRHIRTEPYKVKLEGARPVGYRSISIAGVRDPIMIASIDQILEQVSAQVRSMGSENRGQVFFHVYGRDGVMGSGEIRLKTQWQSQKPYELGIVIESVAPTQEEADTLTSVTRSTLLHYGYEGRISTAGNLAFPFSPSDISMGTVYEFSVYHLMPIEDPVQFPGSEGRKMLTVDKGRIL; from the coding sequence ATGCCTAATCAAGAATTACGGGTCCTGTCCCCCACCGCAATCCTGGGCTACGGTTTCCCTGAAGAATCCTTTAAGCGGGCCCTGGACCGGAAGCCCCATGTCATCGCCGTCGATGCGGGGTCCAGCGACCCGGGACCCTACTACCTGGGCAGCGGCAAGGCCTTTACGAACCGGGCCTTTGTAAAACGGGACCTGCGCTACATGCTCACAGCGGGAAGAAAACTGAATATTCCCGTCATTGTGGGCACCGCCGGAGGAAGCGGAGCAGAGCCGCACCTGCAATGGTGTTATGACATCATTATGGAAATTGCCAGGGAAGAAGGGCTTTCCTTTAAAATGGCGGTCATCCCCAGCGATGTTTCTAAAGAAGTGGTCCGTAAGGCAATCCGTGCAGGCACCATAGAAAGCCTGTCCTTTGTGCCGCCCCTCATCGAAGAAGCCCTGGATGCCACCACTCACCTGGTAGCCCAGCTTGGCCCCGAGCCGCTCGTAGAAGCCCTGCGGCAGGGAGCTGATGTGGTCCTGGCAGGCCGCTGTTATGATCCGGCCAATTTTGCAGCCCTTCCCCTGCTTCTGGGCTACGATGAAGGCCTGGCCATTCACATGGGTAAAATTCTTGAGTGCGGGGCCATTGCGGCAAGTCCCGGCTCCGGGGCCGATTGCGCCTTTGCCACCCTGACCGACCATTCCTTTATACTGGAAGCCCCGAACCCGAAGCGGCAATTTACCATTGCCTCTGCGGCGGCCCATACCCTCTATGAAAAAAGTAACCCCTACGAATTACCCGGTCCGGGCGGAATATTAGACCTGCGGCACTGCAGTTTTACCGACATCGGCAACGGCCGGGTCGAAGTACAGGGAAGCCGCCATATCAGGACTGAGCCCTATAAGGTTAAACTGGAAGGAGCCCGGCCGGTGGGCTACCGAAGCATCAGCATCGCCGGAGTCAGGGATCCCATCATGATCGCCTCTATCGACCAGATTTTGGAACAGGTCAGCGCTCAGGTGCGGAGCATGGGTTCGGAAAACCGAGGCCAAGTCTTTTTCCATGTCTACGGCCGGGATGGGGTTATGGGAAGCGGAGAAATCAGGCTGAAAACCCAATGGCAGAGCCAAAAACCCTACGAACTGGGTATTGTTATAGAATCGGTGGCCCCAACCCAGGAAGAAGCGGATACCCTTACCAGCGTAACCCGTTCGACCCTTTTGCATTACGGCTACGAAGGCCGTATTTCTACCGCCGGTAACCTGGCCTTTCCCTTCTCGCCCTCGGATATCAGCATGGGAACGGTCTATGAGTTTTCGGTGTACCACCTCATGCCCATCGAAGACCCGGTACAGTTCCCCGGAAGCGAGGGCAGAAAAATGCTCACCGTAGATAAAGGAAGGATCCTATGA
- a CDS encoding methylaspartate mutase subunit E — MIDRKMSREQFETQRKEVLQSWPTGAEVDFDAAIALQRSIPKEKNFAHAMIQAEREGRTLLQPRAGVALVDEHIRLLKYLETEGEADLLPTTIDAYTRQNRYTEAAKGIEKSQAAGTSLLNGFPAVNHGVAECRRVTEAVSKPVQVRHGTPDARLLAEITLAAEFTAFEGGGISYNIPYAKNVPLRSSIQYWKYVDRLVGLYEEAGVRINREPFGPLTGTLVPPCVSHAVAILEGLLALEQGVVSLTLGYGQCGNLVQDVAAIISLRNLAQAYFSEAGFENVELTTVFHQWMGGFPEDEAKAFGVISWGSVAGRLAGATKIIVKSPHEAMGIPTKEANAQGLRTSRQIVNMLSDQGMLDSQAVQREVALILRETRAILEGAFALSSGRDPEEAAVRAFEAGIIDVPFAPSNQNQGKILPMRDNEGFVRIFKAGALPLPQDVLDFHRERLEDRAKAEGRIVSLRMVTDDIYAIGKGRLVGRPQ, encoded by the coding sequence ATGATTGATCGAAAGATGAGCAGGGAACAATTTGAAACTCAGCGAAAAGAGGTCCTGCAATCCTGGCCTACCGGCGCAGAGGTAGATTTTGATGCGGCTATTGCCCTTCAGCGGTCCATTCCTAAAGAAAAGAATTTTGCCCATGCCATGATTCAGGCCGAGAGGGAAGGCCGGACCTTGCTTCAGCCCCGGGCCGGCGTGGCCCTGGTGGATGAGCATATCCGTCTGCTTAAGTATCTGGAAACTGAAGGCGAAGCGGACCTGCTTCCCACCACCATCGATGCCTATACCCGGCAGAACCGCTATACCGAGGCGGCCAAGGGTATAGAAAAATCCCAGGCCGCGGGGACGAGCCTTTTAAACGGCTTTCCCGCGGTGAACCATGGGGTGGCTGAATGCCGGCGGGTTACCGAAGCGGTGTCAAAACCGGTGCAGGTGCGGCACGGGACTCCCGATGCGCGGCTTTTAGCGGAAATTACCCTGGCCGCCGAGTTCACCGCCTTTGAAGGGGGCGGCATCAGCTACAACATACCCTATGCAAAAAACGTGCCCCTCCGTTCATCAATCCAGTACTGGAAATATGTGGACCGCCTGGTGGGGCTCTACGAAGAGGCGGGGGTCCGGATTAACCGGGAACCCTTCGGGCCCCTGACGGGGACTCTGGTGCCGCCCTGTGTGTCCCATGCGGTGGCCATACTGGAGGGTCTCTTGGCTCTTGAACAGGGTGTTGTTTCATTAACCCTGGGCTATGGCCAGTGCGGCAACCTGGTTCAGGATGTGGCGGCGATTATCAGCCTCAGGAACCTGGCCCAGGCCTACTTCAGCGAAGCGGGCTTCGAAAACGTAGAACTTACCACGGTGTTTCACCAGTGGATGGGGGGCTTTCCGGAAGATGAGGCTAAGGCCTTTGGGGTAATTTCCTGGGGTTCTGTGGCGGGCCGCCTGGCGGGGGCTACCAAGATTATCGTGAAATCCCCCCACGAAGCCATGGGGATTCCCACCAAGGAAGCCAACGCCCAGGGCCTGAGGACGAGCCGCCAAATCGTAAATATGCTGAGCGATCAGGGCATGCTCGATTCCCAGGCGGTACAACGGGAAGTAGCCCTGATTTTGCGGGAAACCAGGGCCATTCTGGAAGGAGCCTTTGCCCTGAGCTCCGGCCGGGATCCGGAAGAAGCGGCGGTCCGGGCCTTTGAGGCGGGGATTATCGATGTGCCCTTTGCCCCATCAAACCAGAACCAGGGCAAGATCCTACCCATGCGGGACAACGAAGGCTTTGTACGGATCTTTAAGGCTGGAGCCCTGCCCCTGCCCCAGGATGTACTGGACTTTCACCGGGAACGGCTGGAAGATCGGGCTAAAGCAGAGGGAAGAATCGTAAGCCTCAGGATGGTAACCGATGATATTTATGCCATTGGGAAAGGACGCTTAGTAGGGAGGCCACAATGA